A single genomic interval of Spinacia oleracea cultivar Varoflay chromosome 6, BTI_SOV_V1, whole genome shotgun sequence harbors:
- the LOC110795832 gene encoding F-box protein At5g07610 isoform X1: protein MSQTTNTNSKLPNSIKSAETIGNNEDVASEVLVYVPVKSLINFRKVSPLWRSLIFSFHFVKRYNLLHPPSLSGLFLIPKHRFGKENNQIECISLGENESNSPVSPILNMISIKVLQSCNGLLLICKEGKLYIFNPTTQQKKLIPNLFGNFPPAFPLYYSLVFDPSISPHYKIICLINTRHNKYKISIYSSNSNQWKPSKAPDFFAPHDIDFTTGIYCNGSVHWTKRTMRGLYFDVENETLNHMPESPRQEQYSCEYFGHSKGYLYCMFTMEGLHYYELFEMEKDYSSWVFKSKVELNVMASQFPNMDMGIDYHHPQFMYQCQVLSVFRGHNGEVIEVIMSIPGEVIAYDCKSKKSRQICKSKESGKEREIWYGVYQVFEYYESISPVSFQHLTN from the coding sequence ATGTCTCAAACAACTAATACCAATTCTAAACTACCAAACTCCATAAAATCTGCTGAAACTATTGGTAACAATGAAGATGTAGCAAGTGAAGTTTTGGTCTATGTGCCTGTGAAATCACTCATCAACTTCAGAAAGGTGTCACCGCTATGGCGTTCACTGATTTTCAGCTTTCATTTTGTAAAAAGGTATAACCTTCTTCATCCTCCATCACTTTCTGGTCTTTTCTTGATCCCAAAACATCGATTTGGGAAGGAAAACAACCAAATCGAGTGTATCTCCCTAGGCGAAAATGAATCAAATTCCCCGGTTTCACCCATTTTAAACATGATTAGCATCAAAGTATTACAATCTTGTAATGGATTATTGCTAATTTGCAAAGAGGGAAAACTCTATATTTTCAACCCTACAACCCAACAAAAGAAACTCATTCCTAACTTATTTGGTAACTTTCCTCCTGCATTCCCTTTATATTACAGTCTAGTGTTTGATCCTTCAATTTCACCACATTACAAAATCATTTGCCTCATTAACACAAGGCATAACAAGTACAAAATCTCTATATATTCATCAAATTCAAACCAATGGAAACCCTCAAAAGCACCAGACTTTTTCGCTCCTCATGATATAGATTTCACAACCGGGATTTACTGCAATGGATCGGTCCATTGGACTAAAAGAACAATGAGGGGATTATACTTTGATGTAGAGAATGAAACCCTAAATCATATGCCTGAAAGTCCAAGACAAGAACAGTATAGTTGTGAGTACTTTGGCCATTCTAAAGGGTACTTGTATTGTATGTTTACTATGGAAGGTTTACACTACTACGAGCTTTTCGAGATGGAGAAAGATTACTCTTCATGGGTTTTTAAAAGTAAGGTTGAGCTCAATGTAATGGCTTCACAATTTCCAAATATGGACATGGGGATTGACTATCATCACCCTCAGTTTATGTACCAGTGTCAAGTGTTATCAGTTTTTCGAGGGCATAATGGGGAAGTTATAGAGGTTATAATGTCCATTCCTGGTGAAGTTATAGCCTATGATTGTAAGAGTAAAAAATCAAGGCAGATATGCAAGTCTAAAGAAAGtggaaaagagagagaaatatgGTATGGTGTTTATCAAGTTTTTGAGTATTATGAGAGCATTTCCCCTGTTTCATTTCAACACTTGACTAATTGA